The genomic segment GCGACTTCTCGTCGACGCAGAACACCAGGGCCCGCTCGGGCGGGTCCAGGTAAAGGCCGACGACATCGTGGACCTTGTCGACGAAGTACGGATCGGTCGACAGTTTGAAGGTCTCCGACCGGTGCGGCTGCAGGCCGAAGGCCCGCCAGATCCGTGAAACCGACGACTGCGAGAGGCCCATCTCCTTCGCCATCGACCGCGTCGACCAGTGCGTTGCGTTCTTCGGAGTGGATTCCAGCGTCTTGGTGACTACCGCGGCAACCTGCTCGTCCGTCACGGTCCTTGGGCCGCCCGGACGCGGCATGTCACCCAGACCGGCGATCCGGTACTGCACGAACCGGGCCCGCCAGCGGCCCACCGCATGGGGTGTGGAACCGAGCTGAGCAGCCACGTCCTTGTTCGAGGCGCCCTCGGCGCAGGCCAGGATGATCCGACACCGCAACGCCCATGCCTGCGGCGTGGAACGTCGCCGCACCCACTCCTCGAGTGCGGCCCGTTCTTCGTCCGACAGTGTCAACTCGGCCTTCGGCCGCCCCGTCCGTGCCATGGAGCAAGCCTATACATCTGAACAGAATTCCCGACTCAGAACACTAGCGGCCCCCCGCCGAGAAGGTGGCCCCGCGCAGGGCGCGCGGTGAGGCGCCCAGTTCCCGGCGGCAGGCCTTGTTGAAGGCCTGGAGGTCGGGGATGCCGACGGAGGCGGCCACGGCGGGAATGGAGAGGGTCGTGGCGCGCAGCAGATGGTGGGCGCGTTCGAGTCTGCGGCGGCGAATGTAGGCGACGACCGTGCCGCCCGTCTCCGCGCGGAACAGCCGGGTCAGATGGTTGTGGGAGACGCCGGCCACGCGGGCCACCTCCGGGATGGTGAGCGGGGCGGCCAGGTGGGCCTCGATGTGGGCGATGGCGGTGGTGACCGCCGGGTGCGGACCGGGGCCGGCCGCGGCGGGCGGGGTCAGATGGGCGACGCGCCACAGGGTGGTCCAGATCTCGGCCCGGGTGCGGTCGGGCTCGCTCGGGGCGGCTGCCACCGCCTGAAGCAACAGGTCGGTGAGCGTAGGGAGTTCGGGACCGGCGTCCTGCACGACCGGAACCGTGCGGGGCGGCCCGGCCGGGGCGATGCGCAGATGCGCGAAGAGATGTTCGGAGCGGCCCCGGTAGCGGTAGCGGACGGTGGTGCCGGGCGGTACGAGGCTGACCCGGCCGGGGCGGATGGTGTGGACCGTGCCGTCGACGGTCAGTTCGGCCTCGTACTGGTAGAGGTGCAGCTGCCACAGCTCCGGCAGCCGGAACACGTCCGTGCGTCCCGCGACGCCGTGCACGCCGACACCGATGAGGGCGACGACCGGCGGCTCACCGAGGTGGATCTCCGTCTCCCGCATGACCGGAAAAATATCAGTGACGGGCGTCACACTCGGGTTCCGGGTGCCGCGCTTCGCGAGACGGTCGCATTCCCACACGGGACGGACCCGTACGGGCCTCCTACCCGGGCGGACCGGCCTCTCCCGTCCGCAGCACGCCGATGAGCCGGGCCACCGTCTCCGCCATCGCCGCCCGGCCGGCCGCGAGGTACGTGCGCGGGTCCACCACCTCGGGGCGGGCGGTGAGGAAGTCCCGGACCGCGCCGGTCAGGGCGATGTTGAGCGCGGTGCCGATGTTGACCTTGGCGATGCCGCCCGTGACGGCCGCCCGCAGTTCGTCGTCCGGGACGCCGGAGGAGCCGTGCAGGACGAGGGGGACGTCCACGGCGGCGGCCAGCCGTTTCAGGAGGGCGTGGTCGAGGGCGGCGGTCCGGGTGGTCATCGCGTGCGAGCTGCCGACGGCCACGGCGAGCGCGTCCACACCGGAGTCGGCCACGAAGGCCCGCGCCTCGTCGGGGTCGGTACGGGCGCCGGGCGTGTGCGCGTCGAGCGGCGGTGCGCCGTTCTTGCCTCCCACCTGCCCCAACTCGGCCTCGATCCACAGGCCTTGGCCGTGGGCCCACTGGACGGCGGCGTGGGTCGCGGCGAGGTTGTCCAGGTAGGGCAGGCGGGAGGCGTCGTACATCACGGAGCTGAACCCGGCGTCGGCCGCCCGGCGCAGCAGGTCGTCGCTCCGGATGTGGTCGAGGTGGAGTGCGACGGGCACGGCCGCCCGCTCGGCGGCGGCGGACGCGGCGCGGGCCAGTGGGAGCAGGCCCCCGGCGTGGAATGTGACGGCGTTCTCGCTGACCTGGAGGACGACCGGCGCGGCGACGGTCTCGGCGCCGGCGACGACCGCCTCGATGTGCTCCAGGGTGATGACGTTGAACGCGGCCACCGCGGAGTGCGCGGCGGCGGCCGCGGTGATCAGGTCACCGGTCGTCGTGAGGGGCACAACTTCTCCTGTCTCAGCGGTCGTTCGTATCGAGGATCACCGAACGGGTGAGGTGGCGCGGCCGGTCGGGATCGAGGCCTCGGGCGGTGGCCACGGCGACGGCGAGCCGCTGGGCGCGGACCAGTTCGGCGAGCGGATCGAGTGTGCCGGCCACCCACGTCCCGCCGGTCTCCCGCACCTGCTCGGCCAGCCCCTCGGGCGCCTCGCCGAGCATCCAGGTCGCCGTGGACCGGGTGGTGACGCTGATCGGGCCGTGCCGGTATTCCATCGCCGGGTACGCCTCGCTCCACGCCAGCGCGGCCTCGCGCATCTTCAGCGCGGCCTCGTTCGCGAGGCCCACGGTCCAGCCCCGGCCGAGGAAGGTGAACTGGCCGCTGTCGGCGAGCCCTTCGGGCAGCGGTGACTCCAGGGCGGTGCGCGCGTCGGCGACGGCGGCCTCGGTGTGCAGGCCGAGGTGGGCGCGGAGAAGGGTGAGGGCGGTGGTGGCGAAGCGGGTCTGGACGACGGACTTCTCGTCGGCGAAGTCCAGCACGACGACGTCGTCCGCGGCCGTCATCACGGGGGTCTGCGGGTCGGCGGTGATCGCCGTCGTACGCGTACGGCCGCGGAGCGCGTCCAGCAGTTCCAGCACCTCGGTGGTGGTGCCGGAGCGGGTGAGGGCGACGACGCGGTCGTAGGCCCGCCCGTGCGGGAACTCCGAGGCCGCGAAGGCGTCCGTCTCCCCCTGGCCGGAACGCTCGCGCAGCACGGCGGCGGCCTGCGCCATGAAGTACGACGTCCCGCAGCCGACGAGGGCCACCCGCTCCCCCGGCACCGGCAGGATCCCGGTGTGCTCCACCGCTTCGGCGGCGACGCGGGTCCAGCACTCGGGCTGGGTGTTCAGCTCGTCCTCGACGTGGGTCATGCGGTCACCCTCCCGGAGACACCGGAACTCATGCTTGATTGTGCAAGTTATAGCAACATTTCAAGCATCTTCAAGCAAGTCGGCGCGCCCGCCCTGTCCCTCGTGACGAACGCACTCGGCATCGCGAGCGAGTCGGCCGTGCGGCACCGGTTCAGGATCGTGGTGACGGGCGGGGTGGCCCGCGACCAGTCGTACGAACTCGGACGTGGTCGCGGCCGACTCCGGCGAGCCGGCGCGGCGGCCCTTCGCCTGGATCTGTGCGACCGGGTCGGTGGACACCCTGGTCGCGGGCGCGGTGGAGGCGGAGGCGGAGGCGGAGGCGGAGGCGGAGGCGGAGGCGGAGGCGGAGGCGGAGGCGGAGGCGCCGGAGACGGTACGGGGCTTCGAGGAGGCCGAGGTACGGGTCCGTCGCCGTCTGGGGCCCGATGCGCCGGGAGAGGGCGGGTCAGTCCTGCAGCCAAGGGGCCAGCATTCCGCCCCGCTTCAGGGTGGTGAGGACGAGGGAGACGTCGATCGACGCCACCTCGTGGAGCCACGGGGAGCGGGTGACGAAGTCGTGGAGGGCGCTTTCGTCGGGGAACGCGGTGAGGATGAGGAGTTGGCGTTCGCCGGTGACGAAGCTGGCGTAGCGGACGTGGGCGGACTCGGCGAGGGCCGCCGTCACCGAGCCGACCTCGGCCGGGGGTGTCCGGGCCCAGAGGACGGCCTCGACCGGCAGTCCGAGCACGGCGGGTTCGATCACGGCGCGGATGCGGACCTTGCCCTCGCGCCGCAGCGCCCCGAGGCGGCGTCTCGCGGTGGCCTCCGACACGCCCGACACGCGCGCGAGTTCGTCGTAGGTGCGGCGCCCGTCCTCGGCCAGGGCGTGCAGCAACAGCCGGTCGGCGCGGGAGAGTTCGGGTGATGTCTCACCGGCGGGCAGGGGATCGGTGACCGGCGGCGACGTGGCGCCGGAAGGGGCCGAGCCCTTCAGCGCGGCGATCTCGGCCTCGGTGAGGAGGCCCGCGTGCCACTCGCGGATCGTGCGGACATGGCGCAGCACCGGGAGGGTGCGGGTCTCCAACACGCCCGGCAGGCCGGCGAGTTCGTCCAGTACCAGGCCCGCCAGCCGTTCGCGGGGCCAGCGCAGTTCCGCGAGGCAGTCCGGGGTGCCGGTGAGAACGTGGGCGAAGACGCAGTCGGGGCGGCGGGCCAGCGCGGTGGCGGTGACCCGGGCCCGGCCGGGCGCGCAGCGGACGCCGACCACCACGCTGCGGCCACGCATCGCCATGGCCCCGATCCGCACCAGACCGGTCTCCAGCAGCCGGGTGCCCCGGCGGACGACGGTGCGTTCGGGCTCGCCGAGGGCCGCCGCGATGCGGTGCCAGGCGGCCCGGCCGTCGATCTGCAGCGCGCTGATGATGCGCCGGTCCAGCGAATCCGTCACGGGGCCGGTCTGCGATGCGTCCATCGGCCCCAGAGTATGGCGGATTCCGTCAACTCCGCAGGGGTTCTTGTTCCCTTCCGTCGCCGTGGCCCAGCCTGCCGTGAAGTGGAATCGCATGGTCCCGCACGGTCTCCCCGCCGTGCGGGCGCGCCCACCGTCCCCCTCTCGACCCGCACACGCCGCACGAACCCATGACTCCCGTAACTCCCCGATATACGGAGATGGTTGACGTGACCGCGACTCCCGGCAGTCCCCCACGTTCCCCGGCCAGCGACCCCACCGCGCCCGCGCCCCTGCGGCCCGCCGACACCCGGCGCGGCCGCCTGGCTCTCCTGGGTCCCGGTCTGGTGCTGGCCGCCGCGAGTGTGGGCGCGGGCGACATGGTGACGTCGCTCGCGGGCGCCGCCGGGTACGGGATGGCGTTGATGTGGGCGATCGTCATCGGTGTCGTCCTCAAGTACACGCTCACCGAGGCGGTGGGCCGCCTGTATCTGGCCACCGGGCAGACCGTGATCGCGAGCCTGAAGTCGGCCGCCCGCTGGCTCCCGGCGGCGTTCTTGCTCTTCGTCCTGGTCATCGGGCTGCTCTACGGGGCGGCCCTCAGCTCGGTGGCGTCACTGGCACTGTCCACGCTGTTCCCCGTGCTGCCGGTCAGGCCCGTCGCCGTGGTGATCGCACTGACGGCCGCCGCGATCGTGTACGTCGGGCGGTACGCGGTGTTCGAGCGGGTGATGAGCGTCTTCCTGCTCGCCAAGTTCCTCGGCATGGCCGTCCTGGCGGTGGCCACGCTCGCCACCGCCGACGATCTGCCCGGCCTGCTCGGCACGCTGCGCCCCAGGCTGCCGGAGGGTGACGTGGTGACGGTACTGGCCCTGGTCGGCGGCGTGGGCGGGACCGCCGGGATCGCCTCATACAGCTACTGGGTGCGGGAGAAGGGCTGGGCGGACCGGAGCCGGCTGCGGATCGTGCGGGCGGACTCGGCGGTGAGTTACGGCGTCACCCTGCTCTTCGTGCTGTGCACGACGGTGGTGGGCACGGGACTGCTGTACGGCACGGGCGGGAGCATCACCGGCAGCGACGGGCTGGCCGCGCTCGCCGATCCGCTCGGCGCCGATCTGGGGTCGGTGGCGCGGGTGCTGTTCCTGGGGACGTTCTTCCTGGTGACGCTGAGCGCGCTCGTCGGCGGCTTCAACGGCCTGTGCTACATGCTCGCCGACTCGCTGCGGACGCTGCGCGGCATTCCGGACGCCGAGGCGGAGCCCCACATCGCGCAGAACGGCGGCCCGTTCCGCCTGTTCGTCCTCTACTGCGCCGTCACCTCGGTCGTCGTCACCTTCCTGGGCCGGCCGGTGTCCCTGGTGCTCACCTACGCCGCCGTCGGCTCGCTGATCCTGCCGTTGCTCGCCAGCGCGCTGCTGGTGCTGCTCAACCGCCGGAACGTGGAGCCCGCGCTGCGCAACCGCATCACCTCGAACGTACTGCTGGGCGGCTCCTTCGTGCTCTTCGGAGTGCTCGCGGTCGTCCAGCTCAAGGACTCCCTGGGAGGGGCGTGAACCACCTCGTGAACCACCTCGTCGACCACCCCGCGCAGTACCCCGTGAACCCGACGGGCGACGCGGACCCGACGGACGACCTGTGCTTCCGGACCGCTTACGAACTCTCCGTCGCGCTGGCGCGCCGTGAGATCTCCGCGCGGGAGGTGGTGACCGCCCATCTGGAACGGATCGAGCGGGTCAATCCGGCGGTGAACGCGATCGTGACGCTGGTGGCCGACCAGGCGCTGGAGCAGGCGTCCGAGGCGGACGACCGGATGGCGGCCGGGGAGCCGGTCGGTCCGCTGCACGGGCTGCCCGTCGCGCACAAGGACCTGCACGACACGGCGGGCATCCGGACGACGTCCGGTTCGCCGATCTTCGCCGACCGGGTGCCCGGCCGTGACCATCTGGTCGTCGAGCGGCTGCGGAAGGCGGGGGCCATCACCCTCGGCAAGACCAACGTCCCCGAACTGGGCCTGGGTTCGCACACCGTCAACCCCGTCTTCGGGGCCACCCGCAACCCGTACGACCTCTCCCGCAGCGCGGGCGGCAGCAGCGGTGGGGCGGGAGCGGCCCTCGCCTGCGGGATGCAGCCCATCGCCGACGGCAGCGACACCGGTGGCTCGCTGCGCAATCCCGCCTCCTTCAACAACGTCGTCGGGCTGCGCCCGTCACCCGGCCGTGTGCCGTCCTGGCCCGACAAGGCGCCCTGGGGCCAGTTGTCGGTGAAGGGGCCGATGGCCCGGACCGTGGCGGACGTCGCCCTGACCCTGTCCGTGCTGGCCGGTCCGGACCCCCGCGACCCGCGCTCGCTGCAGACACCCGGCTCCACGTTCGCCTGGCAACTCGACGGTCATCTACGGGGGTTGCGGGTCGCCTGGTCACCCGATCTCGGCGGGCAGGTGCCCGTCGACCCGGAGGTACGGGACGCGCTGCGCCCGGCGGTGGAGGCGTTCTCCGCGCTGGGCTGCGACGTCGAGGAGGCCTGCCCGGACCTCACGGGCGCGGACGAGGTCTTCCTCGCCCAGCGCGCCTGGCAGGTCGAGCTCTCCTACGGGGCGCTGCTGGACGAGCACCGCGAACGGCTGGCCCCGGACGTGATCTGGAACATCGAGGAGGGCCGCAGGCTCGGCGGACCCGACCTGGGGCGGGCTCAGGCCCTGCATGGCGCCCTCTTCCACCGGGTCCGCGAGTTCTTCGAACGGTACGACCTGCTGTTGCTGCCGGTCAGCCAGGTCGCCCCCTTCGACATCGAGCTGGCGTACCCGACGGTCGTCGACGGCACCCCGATGGAGACCTATCTCGACTGGATGCGCTCGGCGTACCTGATCTCCGTCACGGGCTGCCCCGCCCTGTCCGTCCCGGCCGGGTTCACCCCGGAGGGCCTGCCGGTCGGGCTGCAGATCGTCGGCCCGCACCGCCGGGACTGGTCGGTCCTGAAGGCCGGGCACGCCTTCGAACGGGCGACGCGGGTCGGCGAGCGTCGGCCGCCGGTGGTGAGGGCCGACGCGTAGGCGCTCCGCTGGGGGCGCGGTGATACGTCCGCGGGCCGGTGGGGGCTTGTCGCGCGGTTCCCCGGGCACCTTATGGGGCGCGGTACCGCCGTCAGTGCGTGTGATCGGCCGAAGGCGCCGCCGGTACTTCCGTTGGCGCCGCTTCTCCGGCCCGGACCGTGAACGCCGCCGTGTGGACCTTGCCTTCGTGCTTGAAGTCGAGGAACAGGCGGTAGGCGCCGTCGCTGGGGGCGGTGGCCGTGAAGGAGATGTCCGGGCCGGGGTCGGTCTTGCCGTCGCCGGGTTCGCCGTTCGGGTGGACGTGCAGGTAGGCGAGGTCGCCGGAGCGCAGGGCGACCAGGTGGCCGTACGCGCCCAGGTAGGGCTGGAGGTCGGTGACGGGCCTGCCGTCGCGGGAGACCTTGAGCCTGAGTTCGCTCGCGGCGCCCGGGCGCAGTCCGCCGTCCAGCTCGACCTCGTAGCCGTTGACCTCGGCGGTGCCGCTCGGCGCCGGCAGTTTCCCCGGTTTGTACGTGCCCGAGGCCGCGAGGTCGGCGCCGAGCGTGAGGTTCTCGGCGTCCTCACCGGCCGGGGTGAAGTCGGCGAAGACGCGGTAGCCGCCCGCCCCGGGGAGGTCCACGGGGGTGCTCCAGGTGCCGTCGGCGGCGCGGGAGGGATGCAGGTGGCGGTAGGTGCCCAGGTCGCGTGAGGCGACGATGAGGTGGAGTTCCTTGTCGTGCTCGCGCTGGTACCCGGTGACGGCGCGGCCGTCCTCGTCCCGGATGACGAACCGCAGGTCGGTCCGCTGCCCCGCGGTGACATCCGGGGTCCGCAGATCGAGCGTGTAACCGCCTTCGGAGATCTGCAGCCCGCCGGCCGGGGCCGACGCGTGCCCGCCCTCGCCCTCTCCGCGATCCGTATCCGGTGACTCCTCGTTGTGACCGTCGTGGTGCGCGGGCGCGCTCTCTGCGGTGTCCGCGGTGTCCGCGGTGTCCGAGACGACGGGTTCGATGCCCTTGCCCACGCCGTAGGCGGTGCCGAACGTCGCGGCCAGCGCTGCGGCGAACGCGGTGATCCTCAGTCCGGTGTTCATGGCCGTCTCCTTCGAGGTCCGGGTCTCCAGCACAGCTCACGATACCCCTATGGGGTATACAGTCAAGCGCTGCGGATGACTTGCCACTGATACCCTCCGGGGGTATACAGGCAGTGCGACGAGGATACCCCCGCCCCGTATCAGGCTCGATCGCCGCCCACGATCTACGAGGAGCAGCCATGACCATCACCAGGACCGGGCCCGCCGCCGAGGTGGAGCTCACCATCGGCGGTATGACCTGTGCCTCCTGCGCGGCTCGCATCGAGAAGAAGCTGAACCGCATGGACGGCGTCACGGCCACGGTCAACTACGCCACCGAGAAGGCGAAGGTCAGCTATGCCGACGACGTCGCGGTGCGGGATCTGATCGCCACCGTCGAGGCGACCGGCTACACGGCACACGAGCCCGCGCCGCCCGCACCGGCCGAGCCCGGGAGCACCGGCGAGGCGGCGGACGACGCGCTGCTGCCGCTCCGGCAGCGGCTGATCACCGCGGTGGCGCTGGCCGTCCCCGTCGTCGCGATGGCCATGATCCCGGCACTGCAGTTCACGTACTGGCAGTGGCTGTCCCTGACACTGGCGGCGCCCGTGGTCACGTACGCCGGGTGGCCCTTCCACCGCGCCGCCTGGACGAACGCCCGGCACGGCGCCGCCACCATGGACACCCTGATCTCCATCGGCACCCTGGCCGCGTTCGGCTGGTCGCTGTGGGCCCTGTTCTTCGGAACGGCGGGCACACCGGGCATGACGCACCCCTTCGAGCTGACCATCGTCCGCGGTGACGGCGCCGGAAGTATCTATCTGGAGGCCGCGGCCGGGGTGACCGCCTTCATCCTCGCCGGGCGCTACTTCGAGGCCCGCTCCAAGCGGAAGGCGGGCGCGGCGCTACGGGCACTGCTGGAACTGGGGGCGAAGGACGTCACCGTGCTCACTCGGGACGGCGGTGAACGGACCGTCCCCGTGGCCGAGTTGAAGGCCGGCGACCGCTTCCTGGTGCGTCCCGGTGAGAAGATCGCCACCGACGGGACGGTCGTGGAGGGCTCGTCCGCCGTGGACGCGTCCATGCTCACCGGCGAGTCTGTGCCCGTGGAGGTCGTGGCCGGCGACCCGGTCACCGGCGCCACCGTCAACGCGGGCGGACGTCTCGTCGTCGAGGCCACGAGGGTCGGCGCCGACACCCAACTGGCCCGGATGGCGAAGCTGGTGGAGGACGCGCAGAACGGCAAGGCCGCGGCGCAACGGCTCGCGGACCGGATCTCCGCCGTCTTCGTGCCGATCGTGATCGCCCTCGCCCTGGGCACCCTCGGCTTCTGGCTCGGCAACGGCGCCGGGCTCACGGCCGCGTTCACCGCCGCCGTCGCCGTACTGATCATCGCCTGCCCCTGCGCCCTGGGGCTGGCCACGCCGACCGCGCTGCTGGTCGGCACCGGACGCGGCGCCCAGCTGGGCATCCTGATCAAGGGCCCGGAGGTACTGGAGTCCACGCGCAGGGTCGACACCGTCGTCCTCGACAAGACCGGCACCGTCACCACCGGGCGCATGACCCTGCTGGCCGTGCGCCCCGCCGACGGCACCGACGAGGCCGAAGTCCTGCGGCTGGCAGGCGCGTTGGAGCACGCCTCCGAGCATCCGGTCGCCCGTGCCGTCGCCGAGGGCGCGTCGGCGCGGCTCGGCTCGCTGCCCGCGCCGGAAGACTTCGCGAACGTACCCGGCCTCGGTGTGCAGGGGATCGTCGACGGTCACGCGGTCCTCGTCGGCCGCGAACGACTCCTCGCCGACTGGGCGATGGAACTGCCGGCGGACCTCCGGCGTGCCAAGGACGAGGCAGAGGCGTCCGGCCGTACGGCCATCGCGGTGGCCTGGGACGGCGAGGCGCGCGCGGTGCTCGAAGTCGCCGACGCGGTGAAGGAGACCAGCGCGGAGGCGATCACCAGGCTGCGCGCGCTCGGCCTCACCCCGATCCTGCTGACCGGAGACAACCGCTCCGTGGCCGAGTCCGTCGCCCGCGAGGTCGGTATCGCGCCCGAGGACGTGATCGCGGAGGTGCTGCCGCAGGACAAGGTCGACGTCGTCAAACGGCTGCAGGACGAAGGCCGTTCGGTCGCGATGGTCGGTGACGGCGTCAATGACGCGGCCGCGCTCGCGCAGGCCGACCTGGGGCTGGCCATGGGCACGGGCACGGACGCGGCGATCGAAGCCGGCGACCTGACTCTCGTACGAGGCGACCTGCGCGCGGCGGCCGACGCCATCCGCCTCGCCCGGCGGACCCTCGGCACCATCCGGTCCAACCTGTTCTGGGCCTTCGCCTACAACGTGGCCGCCCTGCCGCTCGCGGCGGCCGGCCTCCTCAACCCGATGATCGCCGGGGCGGCCATGGCCTTCTCCTCGGTGTTCGTCGTCGGCAACTCCCTGCGCCTGCGGTCGTTCCGGGCGGCCGACTGAAGCAACTCGCCGACACCGACATCGGATTGTCCCTTGGCCGAGGAATTGACGGACACAGAAGGAGAGTGATTCGACATGGCGCCGCTGCCCGTCGCTGAAAAT from the Streptomyces sp. NBC_00310 genome contains:
- a CDS encoding IS630 family transposase; translation: MARTGRPKAELTLSDEERAALEEWVRRRSTPQAWALRCRIILACAEGASNKDVAAQLGSTPHAVGRWRARFVQYRIAGLGDMPRPGGPRTVTDEQVAAVVTKTLESTPKNATHWSTRSMAKEMGLSQSSVSRIWRAFGLQPHRSETFKLSTDPYFVDKVHDVVGLYLDPPERALVFCVDEKSQIQALDRSQPVLPMMPGVPERVTHDHVRAGTTTLFAALEVATGKVIGSLHRRHRAEEFKKFLTKLDKEVPADLDVHLICDNYATHKTPAIKKWLPAHPRFHLHFTPTGSSWLNLVERWFAELTNKQIRRGVHRSVQALEKDIRNWIAAWNTDPKPYVWTKTADEILERLASYLNRIPDSEH
- a CDS encoding AraC family transcriptional regulator — its product is MRETEIHLGEPPVVALIGVGVHGVAGRTDVFRLPELWQLHLYQYEAELTVDGTVHTIRPGRVSLVPPGTTVRYRYRGRSEHLFAHLRIAPAGPPRTVPVVQDAGPELPTLTDLLLQAVAAAPSEPDRTRAEIWTTLWRVAHLTPPAAAGPGPHPAVTTAIAHIEAHLAAPLTIPEVARVAGVSHNHLTRLFRAETGGTVVAYIRRRRLERAHHLLRATTLSIPAVAASVGIPDLQAFNKACRRELGASPRALRGATFSAGGR
- a CDS encoding class II fructose-bisphosphate aldolase — its product is MPLTTTGDLITAAAAAHSAVAAFNVITLEHIEAVVAGAETVAAPVVLQVSENAVTFHAGGLLPLARAASAAAERAAVPVALHLDHIRSDDLLRRAADAGFSSVMYDASRLPYLDNLAATHAAVQWAHGQGLWIEAELGQVGGKNGAPPLDAHTPGARTDPDEARAFVADSGVDALAVAVGSSHAMTTRTAALDHALLKRLAAAVDVPLVLHGSSGVPDDELRAAVTGGIAKVNIGTALNIALTGAVRDFLTARPEVVDPRTYLAAGRAAMAETVARLIGVLRTGEAGPPG
- a CDS encoding SIS domain-containing protein; this translates as MTHVEDELNTQPECWTRVAAEAVEHTGILPVPGERVALVGCGTSYFMAQAAAVLRERSGQGETDAFAASEFPHGRAYDRVVALTRSGTTTEVLELLDALRGRTRTTAITADPQTPVMTAADDVVVLDFADEKSVVQTRFATTALTLLRAHLGLHTEAAVADARTALESPLPEGLADSGQFTFLGRGWTVGLANEAALKMREAALAWSEAYPAMEYRHGPISVTTRSTATWMLGEAPEGLAEQVRETGGTWVAGTLDPLAELVRAQRLAVAVATARGLDPDRPRHLTRSVILDTNDR
- a CDS encoding Lrp/AsnC family transcriptional regulator, translating into MDASQTGPVTDSLDRRIISALQIDGRAAWHRIAAALGEPERTVVRRGTRLLETGLVRIGAMAMRGRSVVVGVRCAPGRARVTATALARRPDCVFAHVLTGTPDCLAELRWPRERLAGLVLDELAGLPGVLETRTLPVLRHVRTIREWHAGLLTEAEIAALKGSAPSGATSPPVTDPLPAGETSPELSRADRLLLHALAEDGRRTYDELARVSGVSEATARRRLGALRREGKVRIRAVIEPAVLGLPVEAVLWARTPPAEVGSVTAALAESAHVRYASFVTGERQLLILTAFPDESALHDFVTRSPWLHEVASIDVSLVLTTLKRGGMLAPWLQD
- a CDS encoding Nramp family divalent metal transporter, whose translation is MVDVTATPGSPPRSPASDPTAPAPLRPADTRRGRLALLGPGLVLAAASVGAGDMVTSLAGAAGYGMALMWAIVIGVVLKYTLTEAVGRLYLATGQTVIASLKSAARWLPAAFLLFVLVIGLLYGAALSSVASLALSTLFPVLPVRPVAVVIALTAAAIVYVGRYAVFERVMSVFLLAKFLGMAVLAVATLATADDLPGLLGTLRPRLPEGDVVTVLALVGGVGGTAGIASYSYWVREKGWADRSRLRIVRADSAVSYGVTLLFVLCTTVVGTGLLYGTGGSITGSDGLAALADPLGADLGSVARVLFLGTFFLVTLSALVGGFNGLCYMLADSLRTLRGIPDAEAEPHIAQNGGPFRLFVLYCAVTSVVVTFLGRPVSLVLTYAAVGSLILPLLASALLVLLNRRNVEPALRNRITSNVLLGGSFVLFGVLAVVQLKDSLGGA
- a CDS encoding amidase is translated as MNHLVNHLVDHPAQYPVNPTGDADPTDDLCFRTAYELSVALARREISAREVVTAHLERIERVNPAVNAIVTLVADQALEQASEADDRMAAGEPVGPLHGLPVAHKDLHDTAGIRTTSGSPIFADRVPGRDHLVVERLRKAGAITLGKTNVPELGLGSHTVNPVFGATRNPYDLSRSAGGSSGGAGAALACGMQPIADGSDTGGSLRNPASFNNVVGLRPSPGRVPSWPDKAPWGQLSVKGPMARTVADVALTLSVLAGPDPRDPRSLQTPGSTFAWQLDGHLRGLRVAWSPDLGGQVPVDPEVRDALRPAVEAFSALGCDVEEACPDLTGADEVFLAQRAWQVELSYGALLDEHRERLAPDVIWNIEEGRRLGGPDLGRAQALHGALFHRVREFFERYDLLLLPVSQVAPFDIELAYPTVVDGTPMETYLDWMRSAYLISVTGCPALSVPAGFTPEGLPVGLQIVGPHRRDWSVLKAGHAFERATRVGERRPPVVRADA
- a CDS encoding heavy metal translocating P-type ATPase is translated as MTITRTGPAAEVELTIGGMTCASCAARIEKKLNRMDGVTATVNYATEKAKVSYADDVAVRDLIATVEATGYTAHEPAPPAPAEPGSTGEAADDALLPLRQRLITAVALAVPVVAMAMIPALQFTYWQWLSLTLAAPVVTYAGWPFHRAAWTNARHGAATMDTLISIGTLAAFGWSLWALFFGTAGTPGMTHPFELTIVRGDGAGSIYLEAAAGVTAFILAGRYFEARSKRKAGAALRALLELGAKDVTVLTRDGGERTVPVAELKAGDRFLVRPGEKIATDGTVVEGSSAVDASMLTGESVPVEVVAGDPVTGATVNAGGRLVVEATRVGADTQLARMAKLVEDAQNGKAAAQRLADRISAVFVPIVIALALGTLGFWLGNGAGLTAAFTAAVAVLIIACPCALGLATPTALLVGTGRGAQLGILIKGPEVLESTRRVDTVVLDKTGTVTTGRMTLLAVRPADGTDEAEVLRLAGALEHASEHPVARAVAEGASARLGSLPAPEDFANVPGLGVQGIVDGHAVLVGRERLLADWAMELPADLRRAKDEAEASGRTAIAVAWDGEARAVLEVADAVKETSAEAITRLRALGLTPILLTGDNRSVAESVAREVGIAPEDVIAEVLPQDKVDVVKRLQDEGRSVAMVGDGVNDAAALAQADLGLAMGTGTDAAIEAGDLTLVRGDLRAAADAIRLARRTLGTIRSNLFWAFAYNVAALPLAAAGLLNPMIAGAAMAFSSVFVVGNSLRLRSFRAAD